In a genomic window of Streptomyces roseoviridis:
- a CDS encoding MoxR family ATPase: MTTYDDRASLTDLTTTAERVRGSVEGVIEGKPEVVRLALTVLLAEGHLLIEDVPGVGKTMLAKTLARSIDCSVRRIQFTPDLLPSDITGVSIFDQTRRDFEFKPGAIFAQIVIGDEINRASPKTQSALLESMEERQVTVDGQTYELPSPFMVVATQNPVEMEGTYPLPEAQRDRFMARVSIGYPNAEAELKMLDVHGAVSPLDDLQPVAHAHDVVKLIEAVRGVHVADSVRRYAVDIVAATRTHPDLRLGASPRATLHLLRAAKASAALSGREYVLPDDLQALAAPVLAHRLLPTAQAQLSRRTAEQVVLDILQRTPVPAAAPPVPPAVPPAGPLYGQHQPGARRL; the protein is encoded by the coding sequence GTGACGACCTATGACGACCGAGCGAGCCTCACAGATCTGACCACGACCGCGGAGCGGGTCCGCGGGTCGGTGGAGGGTGTGATCGAGGGCAAGCCCGAGGTCGTACGCCTTGCGCTGACCGTGCTGCTCGCCGAGGGACATCTCCTCATCGAGGACGTCCCCGGCGTCGGGAAGACGATGCTGGCCAAGACCCTGGCCCGGTCCATCGACTGCTCGGTGCGCCGCATCCAGTTCACGCCCGACCTGCTGCCGTCGGACATCACCGGCGTGTCGATCTTCGACCAGACGCGGCGCGACTTCGAGTTCAAGCCCGGTGCGATCTTCGCCCAGATCGTCATCGGCGACGAGATCAACCGGGCCTCGCCCAAGACCCAGTCCGCCCTCCTGGAATCCATGGAGGAGCGCCAGGTCACGGTCGACGGCCAGACCTACGAGCTGCCGAGCCCCTTCATGGTGGTCGCCACCCAGAACCCGGTGGAGATGGAGGGCACCTATCCGCTGCCCGAGGCCCAGCGCGACCGCTTCATGGCGCGGGTCTCCATCGGCTACCCGAACGCCGAGGCCGAGCTGAAGATGCTCGACGTGCACGGCGCGGTCTCCCCGCTGGACGACCTCCAGCCGGTCGCCCACGCCCATGACGTGGTGAAGCTGATCGAGGCCGTCCGCGGCGTGCACGTCGCCGACTCCGTCCGGCGGTACGCGGTCGACATCGTCGCCGCCACCCGCACCCACCCGGACCTCAGACTCGGCGCCTCCCCGCGCGCCACGCTCCACCTGCTGCGGGCCGCGAAGGCGTCCGCCGCGCTCAGCGGCCGGGAGTACGTGCTGCCCGACGACCTCCAGGCGCTCGCCGCACCGGTGCTCGCGCACCGGCTGCTGCCCACCGCGCAGGCCCAGCTGAGCCGTCGTACGGCCGAGCAGGTCGTCCTCGACATCCTCCAGCGGACCCCGGTCCCGGCCGCCGCACCGCCCGTGCCGCCCGCCGTGCCGCCCGCCGGTCCGCTCTACGGCCAGCACCAGCCCGGCGCCCGGCGGCTGTGA